In Fibrobacter sp. UWB5, a genomic segment contains:
- a CDS encoding AAA family ATPase — MIERTLSMEAFRNFGLAKDGDGFKPSSETLILDRNFEPGKAGGLVLLIGENGAGKSNALDAVNHFAWTTDNRFIDKDYTIISWNTECRRPRITMSCICAGSPSNKQKFSITKENGGVFSFSPEAENSATSVKQKDLKDRLFSNFFTFCQIEADTFLENRYTNSRPIETRLNDILNDVIRTHCKDLSADFKIDISGCAYPNSEAYKEFLKQVQSQIMSSLKLSTQEIDRIKERIWSVIREYMDFAHRQESSMYDPHKDMYERFVNEVYYKIGNDLRFFAENDQFFQYRTNFKERFNIDLVGKVFEYKSESFSDKDLESRWTNISNSRFFSALFKALSYDIAIVEDRYQTYKHLDGYGILKDLQEDINQKLPKVANDFNKLYNSPSKYSFEIDLSKDEIHFLIRKGNQRVVLKNEATGFIYFFNMYFGLLYDGSLKPGDIITMDEPATNLSVPAQKELRSFLKDFAIRNQVLILCATHCPFLISPDNLDELRIVSCDENGIASIDNEYTLLSKHSKATIDVKRALTIENYQIIKPGSKVVFVESMEEYNILTAFKKVLDIEGINDIYFFPIGKVDEDEDIAKLMDEIRRINKQNSIILLPNDTAFKRIGDYCQKDANSRNVLVRNYSSFINKKSIPDHSIRTLFVTDSLCLKYGSYYFKNHIPSIKDSLSDKTRDNFREIFKKILNDIDE; from the coding sequence GTGATAGAACGAACCCTAAGCATGGAGGCCTTCCGTAATTTTGGATTGGCAAAAGACGGCGATGGCTTCAAGCCAAGTTCAGAGACTCTCATTCTCGACCGTAATTTTGAACCTGGCAAGGCTGGTGGCCTAGTTTTGTTGATTGGTGAAAACGGAGCCGGCAAGTCGAACGCCCTCGATGCAGTCAATCACTTCGCGTGGACTACAGACAACCGATTCATTGACAAGGACTATACGATAATATCTTGGAACACCGAATGCAGAAGGCCAAGAATTACGATGTCCTGCATTTGCGCTGGTTCACCAAGCAATAAGCAAAAGTTTTCAATCACCAAGGAAAACGGCGGTGTGTTTTCGTTCTCGCCGGAAGCTGAGAATTCGGCTACAAGCGTAAAGCAAAAAGACTTGAAAGACAGGTTGTTCTCCAATTTTTTCACTTTTTGCCAAATAGAAGCAGATACATTTCTCGAAAATAGATATACTAACTCGCGCCCCATAGAAACTCGCTTAAATGACATCCTGAACGATGTCATTCGCACACATTGCAAGGATCTCTCGGCGGACTTCAAAATTGACATTTCTGGTTGTGCATACCCAAATTCCGAAGCTTATAAGGAATTCCTGAAACAGGTGCAAAGCCAAATTATGAGCAGCTTGAAGTTGTCAACCCAAGAAATCGACCGTATTAAAGAACGTATTTGGTCTGTCATAAGGGAGTACATGGATTTCGCTCACAGACAAGAGTCATCGATGTATGATCCTCACAAGGATATGTATGAACGTTTTGTTAACGAGGTCTATTATAAAATTGGCAATGACCTAAGATTTTTTGCGGAGAATGATCAATTTTTCCAATATCGTACAAATTTCAAAGAACGTTTTAACATCGACCTCGTAGGGAAAGTCTTCGAGTATAAGTCGGAATCTTTTTCCGATAAGGATCTTGAATCAAGATGGACTAATATTTCAAACAGTCGTTTTTTTTCTGCACTTTTCAAGGCACTCAGCTACGACATAGCGATAGTAGAAGACCGTTATCAGACGTACAAGCACTTGGATGGCTACGGGATTCTAAAGGATCTGCAGGAAGACATCAACCAAAAATTACCTAAGGTTGCAAACGATTTCAACAAGCTATACAATTCCCCGAGCAAGTACAGTTTCGAAATAGATTTGAGTAAAGACGAAATCCATTTCCTAATTAGGAAGGGAAACCAGCGTGTAGTCCTTAAAAACGAGGCTACCGGCTTTATCTACTTCTTCAATATGTATTTTGGTTTGCTGTACGATGGAAGCTTAAAACCGGGTGATATCATCACCATGGATGAGCCGGCAACCAACTTGTCCGTACCAGCCCAAAAGGAACTACGTTCGTTTCTCAAGGATTTCGCCATTCGCAATCAGGTTTTGATTCTTTGCGCGACACATTGCCCTTTCCTAATCAGCCCTGATAACTTGGACGAACTGAGAATTGTATCTTGCGATGAAAACGGGATAGCCTCTATAGATAACGAATACACTCTGTTGTCTAAACACTCCAAAGCAACCATTGATGTCAAGAGAGCCCTCACGATAGAGAACTACCAAATCATCAAGCCGGGTTCAAAGGTAGTCTTCGTTGAAAGCATGGAAGAATACAACATATTGACTGCTTTCAAGAAAGTTCTTGATATAGAAGGTATAAACGACATATATTTCTTCCCTATCGGAAAAGTGGATGAAGACGAGGACATCGCTAAGCTGATGGATGAAATTCGCAGAATAAACAAGCAAAATTCTATCATTTTGCTTCCTAACGACACGGCCTTCAAGCGTATTGGGGACTACTGCCAAAAGGACGCCAACAGCAGGAACGTCCTTGTCAGAAACTACAGTTCATTTATCAACAAGAAAAGCATTCCTGATCATTCAATCCGCACTTTGTTCGTGACGGACTCGTTATGCTTAAAGTATGGCTCGTACTACTTCAAGAACCATATCCCAAGCATAAAGGATTCATTATCGGATAAGACTCGTGATAACTTTCGCGAAATATTCAAGAAAATCCTTAACGACATAGACGAGTAA
- a CDS encoding ATP-binding protein, protein MIQRKIDNYLVDFYAKHRKALLVTGARQIGKTSSIREFGKKHFKHFVEINFLESPAAKAIFEGADTSDILLRLSAYTKTKLVKNETLIFLDEIQECPNAVTAIKFLVEEGSYRYIMSGSLLGVELKDIRSLPVGFLSIKEMFPLDLEEFANAVGVQPEVLKSIHSAFANKTEVDALVHEKMMAIFRLYMVIGGMPAAVAEYLESNNIQNVVEIQQSIIELYKKDIAKYDPKNKLYLNEIFDLIPPELNNQNKRFILKKLNENLKFSHYENSFIWLKEAGVAIPVYNVDEPKIPLLLSRSRNLFKLFLNDVGLLTCQYANGIQLKILNGDSDINFGSVYENVAATELRAHGFDLYYFNSKKQGELDFVIEQNGNVLPIEIKSGKDYKRHNALKNVMETPNYAIKQAVVFCNDNIRTKDSILYCPIYMLMFLSNEKIVLGTYKLDLNGLESRV, encoded by the coding sequence ATGATTCAACGCAAAATAGACAACTATTTGGTCGATTTCTATGCCAAGCATAGGAAGGCGCTGCTTGTTACGGGAGCAAGGCAAATTGGCAAGACGAGCTCAATTCGCGAATTCGGTAAAAAGCATTTCAAGCACTTTGTTGAAATCAATTTCCTGGAATCGCCAGCCGCTAAGGCGATCTTTGAGGGAGCCGACACCTCCGACATTCTACTCCGTCTGTCGGCATACACCAAAACGAAGTTGGTCAAAAACGAAACCCTGATTTTCCTAGACGAAATTCAGGAATGTCCGAATGCGGTAACGGCGATCAAGTTCCTTGTCGAGGAAGGCTCTTACCGTTACATCATGAGCGGTTCACTTCTTGGAGTGGAACTCAAAGATATCCGTTCCCTTCCGGTCGGATTTTTAAGCATCAAGGAAATGTTCCCTCTAGACCTGGAGGAATTTGCGAATGCGGTAGGCGTGCAGCCGGAAGTCCTGAAATCTATCCACTCTGCTTTCGCAAATAAAACCGAAGTTGATGCGCTTGTCCATGAAAAAATGATGGCAATCTTTCGCCTGTATATGGTTATCGGCGGAATGCCCGCAGCAGTCGCGGAGTATCTGGAATCAAACAACATCCAGAATGTCGTAGAAATTCAGCAAAGCATTATTGAGTTATACAAGAAGGATATTGCCAAATACGACCCCAAGAACAAGTTGTATCTGAACGAAATCTTCGACTTGATTCCGCCGGAACTGAACAACCAGAACAAGAGATTTATCCTGAAAAAACTGAACGAGAATCTCAAATTCTCGCATTACGAAAATTCCTTTATCTGGTTAAAAGAAGCAGGCGTGGCGATCCCTGTTTATAATGTAGATGAACCCAAAATACCCCTGTTACTTTCGCGTTCGCGGAACCTGTTCAAGTTGTTCCTGAACGATGTCGGATTGCTCACCTGCCAATATGCAAACGGAATCCAGCTGAAAATTTTGAACGGCGACTCCGATATCAATTTCGGCTCTGTTTATGAAAATGTCGCCGCGACCGAACTCCGGGCGCACGGCTTTGACCTTTATTATTTCAACAGCAAAAAGCAGGGCGAACTGGATTTTGTCATTGAGCAGAACGGGAACGTTCTCCCCATAGAAATCAAGTCGGGCAAAGATTACAAGCGACACAACGCCCTGAAGAATGTCATGGAGACACCCAACTATGCAATTAAGCAGGCAGTGGTGTTTTGCAATGACAACATCCGTACGAAAGACAGCATTTTATATTGCCCGATTTACATGCTCATGTTCTTGAGCAACGAAAAGATTGTTTTGGGAACGTATAAGCTTGATTTAAACGGCTTAGAGTCGCGTGTATAG
- a CDS encoding fibrobacter succinogenes major paralogous domain-containing protein — MMRLITRFSLFSVLAAIILAACSESFTDPRDGKSYAIVQIGSQTWMAENMDYEVQGSACPEGDDRKCSKYGRLYTWDMARTVCPEGWHLPDSADFEKLIASVGGAEVAGYALKSTSGWFKKGNGSDDYGFNALPAGYRLAGNGTRGKFDGIGGYAHIWSAVETPDGLAYYMLLDFSIKAAKLSAFGKDEARSVRCVK; from the coding sequence ATGATGCGCTTGATAACAAGATTTTCGCTGTTTTCCGTTCTCGCGGCAATTATTCTGGCGGCCTGCTCCGAATCGTTTACCGATCCGCGCGACGGCAAGTCGTATGCGATTGTGCAAATCGGTTCGCAGACCTGGATGGCCGAGAATATGGATTACGAAGTCCAGGGAAGCGCATGCCCCGAAGGTGACGACCGAAAATGCTCCAAGTACGGACGGCTCTACACATGGGACATGGCCCGCACCGTGTGCCCCGAAGGCTGGCACTTGCCCGACAGCGCTGACTTTGAAAAACTGATTGCAAGTGTTGGCGGCGCAGAGGTTGCCGGCTATGCGCTCAAATCGACAAGCGGCTGGTTTAAGAAAGGGAACGGCTCGGACGATTACGGCTTTAATGCTTTGCCCGCAGGCTACCGCCTCGCCGGAAATGGTACGCGCGGCAAGTTCGACGGCATCGGCGGCTATGCGCATATCTGGAGCGCCGTTGAAACCCCTGATGGCCTCGCTTATTACATGCTATTAGATTTCAGCATCAAGGCCGCCAAGCTCAGCGCCTTCGGCAAAGACGAAGCGCGGTCTGTTAGGTGCGTGAAGTGA
- a CDS encoding FISUMP domain-containing protein, whose product MKFHSILLDCMLAIAFCVGLCACGDDNSSSAPEESSSSEAESSSSEPVYETRCSVPPVLNLVWPLNDSYIADLDFDFTASVNTISCDKEVEVDSATLYYDEAAKSKYKMIGATESYKKVGSVKVKVVQDTANSRKWHLSYNLTELDKKSKLVDGYYKVVLEFYGKSYDVVFLLIRRFDDLVWDFDMTEEHKNVEILCEGCRFEEHIYKMIMTDSKGDTVRQFYKPDRFTPLLSYSMDSLWNVLPEGRYSLRFMAVSGIVAPDTSMYLKLLRNDTEDSTTDQKLAWAFDENLNVRKGLLGAVSDTSFVIGRNAPAIANMPKDYAASIYRASDKYMTQFKVSFDLVQPVYGAERFAKVYLEAAEYDSDEYKTIYSDSVVLKNDTTNYLLNTLDTTLIDLRLGDTDYYQIRVKVEDEYQNVNIVELTKLYIGRDSVSDYTLSDLFVPAKIPSKKYDCSKYDCQYVGLLNPDVEYGELLDERDNHVYRTLKLGNQVWMAQNLNYAADSSYCLYNDSANCAVHGRLYPWHVAVGKTLEECPQDSSECDLSADYIDDKKHVRGICPAGYHVPTDSDYVELGRYLSREYKRDTTDKVFHVATYLLSPHKWYVMNENRAIARRIFTNESGFTMLPSGGAERDDAGSWEFSVERWGAHYWTSSRDLRYMSCWEGWGIYDYVSLGLCPLYGMFSLRCMKE is encoded by the coding sequence ATGAAATTTCATTCCATTTTACTCGATTGCATGTTAGCCATTGCATTTTGTGTTGGCTTGTGCGCATGCGGAGACGACAACAGCTCCAGCGCACCGGAGGAATCGAGCAGCAGCGAAGCCGAGTCAAGTAGCAGTGAGCCGGTTTACGAGACACGCTGTAGTGTGCCGCCCGTGTTGAACTTGGTTTGGCCCTTGAACGATTCCTATATCGCGGATCTTGATTTTGATTTTACGGCAAGCGTCAATACCATTAGCTGTGACAAGGAAGTCGAGGTTGATTCGGCGACCTTGTATTACGATGAAGCCGCTAAAAGTAAATACAAAATGATCGGCGCTACTGAATCGTACAAGAAAGTCGGCTCGGTTAAAGTGAAGGTGGTGCAGGATACGGCTAATTCGCGTAAATGGCACCTGAGCTACAATCTGACAGAACTGGATAAAAAGTCTAAACTGGTAGATGGCTATTACAAGGTAGTGCTGGAATTTTACGGCAAGTCTTACGATGTCGTGTTTTTGCTGATTCGCAGGTTTGACGATCTTGTTTGGGATTTTGACATGACCGAAGAACACAAGAACGTAGAGATACTGTGCGAAGGTTGCCGTTTTGAAGAGCATATCTACAAGATGATAATGACGGACTCTAAGGGCGATACTGTAAGGCAATTCTACAAGCCCGATAGGTTTACGCCGTTGCTTTCGTATTCCATGGATTCGCTTTGGAACGTGTTGCCTGAAGGCCGGTACTCCTTGCGCTTTATGGCGGTTTCCGGTATTGTGGCGCCTGATACGAGCATGTACCTGAAATTGCTGAGGAACGATACGGAAGACAGTACGACGGATCAAAAATTGGCTTGGGCCTTCGATGAAAACCTGAATGTTCGAAAGGGGCTTCTTGGAGCAGTCAGCGATACGTCTTTCGTGATTGGCCGCAATGCCCCTGCAATTGCGAACATGCCGAAGGATTATGCGGCCTCGATTTATAGGGCCAGCGACAAATACATGACCCAGTTCAAGGTGTCTTTCGACTTGGTGCAGCCCGTGTACGGTGCAGAAAGGTTTGCGAAGGTTTATCTGGAAGCCGCCGAATATGATTCGGATGAATACAAGACGATTTATTCTGATTCTGTCGTCTTGAAAAACGATACGACCAATTACCTGCTGAATACATTGGATACGACTCTTATTGACCTTCGCTTGGGCGATACGGATTATTATCAGATTCGCGTGAAGGTGGAAGATGAATACCAGAATGTCAATATCGTAGAATTGACGAAGCTGTATATCGGAAGGGATTCCGTTTCGGATTACACGTTGTCTGATCTCTTTGTGCCTGCAAAGATTCCTTCCAAAAAGTATGATTGTTCAAAGTACGATTGCCAATATGTGGGTCTGTTGAATCCGGATGTGGAATACGGCGAACTGCTTGACGAGCGCGACAATCACGTGTACCGCACCTTGAAATTGGGTAACCAGGTTTGGATGGCGCAGAACCTGAACTACGCCGCCGATTCCAGCTACTGCCTATACAACGATTCCGCAAATTGCGCTGTGCACGGAAGACTTTATCCGTGGCATGTGGCGGTTGGCAAGACCTTGGAAGAATGCCCCCAGGATTCTTCGGAATGTGACTTGTCGGCAGATTACATTGACGACAAGAAACATGTGAGGGGAATTTGCCCCGCAGGGTACCACGTGCCGACGGATTCGGACTATGTTGAACTGGGACGCTACCTTAGCCGCGAATATAAAAGGGATACGACCGACAAGGTGTTCCATGTAGCGACGTATCTTTTGAGCCCGCACAAGTGGTATGTAATGAATGAAAACAGGGCTATCGCTCGCAGGATTTTTACGAATGAGTCTGGATTTACCATGTTGCCCTCTGGCGGCGCGGAGCGTGATGATGCTGGTTCGTGGGAGTTTTCTGTGGAACGTTGGGGCGCTCACTATTGGACGTCTTCAAGAGATTTGAGATATATGTCTTGCTGGGAAGGTTGGGGAATTTATGACTATGTAAGTCTTGGCCTTTGTCCGTTGTATGGAATGTTTAGCCTTAGGTGCATGAAGGAATGA
- a CDS encoding aspartate kinase, with the protein MSQRIVCKFGGSSVADAGQFKKIKAIVESDKNRKVIVVSAPGKRNPKETKLTDLLYSTYDLASKGLDFSTPWNLIRQRYDEICKDLGLGDKLSEDLDSLEDKLKNHPETISTDFLVSRGEFLCARLMAKYLGANFVDTFPLITFDDKYRITPKTYEDIAKTLSDENQLYVLPGFYGSNLRGEVKTFSRGGSDITGAILANGIDAAKYENWTDVSGMLMADPRIVENPLPIEYVSYREIRELAYSGASVLHDESIAPCRAKKIPINIRNTNRPQDPGTIIGPTPEEAKLPITGVAGRKGFSMIYIEKSMMNKEVGFGRRVLAVLESEGLSYELCPSAIDSMSIVVDSKALDAVQDVVLEDITQQMRPDRIKVFPGIALIATVGHGMTNKIGVAAKLFTALADNKVNVRIIDQGSSQINIITGVDEADTEKAIKAIYGAFVK; encoded by the coding sequence ATGAGTCAAAGAATCGTATGTAAGTTCGGTGGCAGCTCTGTCGCCGATGCAGGCCAGTTCAAGAAGATCAAGGCCATCGTTGAATCCGACAAGAACCGTAAGGTCATCGTCGTTTCCGCCCCCGGCAAGCGCAATCCTAAGGAAACCAAGCTTACCGACCTCCTCTACAGCACCTACGACCTCGCTAGCAAGGGTCTCGACTTTTCGACCCCGTGGAACCTGATCCGCCAGCGCTACGACGAAATCTGCAAGGACCTGGGCCTCGGCGACAAGCTTTCCGAAGATCTCGACAGCCTCGAAGACAAGCTCAAGAACCATCCTGAAACCATCAGCACCGACTTCTTGGTGAGCCGCGGCGAATTCCTTTGCGCCCGTCTCATGGCCAAGTACCTGGGTGCAAACTTCGTGGACACCTTCCCGCTGATCACCTTCGACGACAAGTATCGCATTACGCCGAAGACTTACGAAGACATCGCGAAGACCTTGTCCGACGAAAACCAGCTTTACGTGCTGCCGGGCTTCTATGGTAGCAACCTCCGTGGCGAAGTCAAGACCTTCAGCCGTGGCGGCTCCGACATCACGGGCGCTATCCTTGCCAACGGCATCGATGCTGCCAAGTACGAAAACTGGACCGACGTTTCGGGCATGCTCATGGCTGACCCGCGCATCGTCGAAAATCCGCTGCCGATCGAATACGTGAGCTACCGCGAAATCCGTGAACTCGCTTACTCCGGCGCTTCTGTGCTCCACGACGAATCCATCGCTCCGTGCCGCGCCAAGAAGATTCCTATCAACATCCGCAACACGAACCGCCCGCAGGATCCGGGTACCATCATCGGCCCCACTCCGGAAGAAGCAAAGCTCCCGATTACGGGTGTTGCCGGCCGTAAGGGCTTCTCGATGATCTACATCGAAAAGTCCATGATGAACAAGGAAGTCGGTTTCGGCCGCCGCGTGCTCGCCGTGCTCGAAAGCGAAGGCCTCTCCTACGAACTGTGCCCGAGCGCTATCGACTCCATGAGCATCGTGGTAGATAGCAAGGCTCTCGACGCCGTGCAGGACGTGGTTCTCGAAGACATCACGCAGCAGATGCGCCCCGACCGTATCAAGGTGTTCCCGGGTATCGCACTCATCGCTACCGTGGGTCACGGCATGACGAACAAGATCGGTGTGGCTGCAAAGCTCTTCACGGCTCTCGCAGACAACAAGGTGAACGTCCGCATTATTGACCAGGGTTCTTCGCAGATCAACATCATCACCGGTGTTGACGAAGCCGATACCGAGAAGGCTATCAAGGCCATCTACGGCGCCTTCGTAAAATAA
- a CDS encoding sigma 54-interacting transcriptional regulator: protein MNRHESMLRIAASSDISVLLLGESGSGKEVAARFVHAHSKRAGGPFIALNCGAIAKGLTESILEGHRKGAFTGASEERLGVVRSADHGTLFLDEIGEMPFETQCKLLRILQERAVMPLGSCDPLPVDFRLVCATNRDLRAEVHAGRFREDLYFRLNVFPVKIPPLREREDFAAIAQEIWKEIADHNPLNANEIASLSKRKWPGNVRQLKNVLQRYSLLKPYDITLPKLLDEEFFDPTSSNIAEPSRLYNIKSRRITETPEWKLICSELSKNSGNRSITAQKLGISRGCLNYHIKKHQS from the coding sequence ATGAACAGACACGAATCCATGTTACGTATTGCGGCAAGCTCCGACATCTCGGTGCTACTGCTTGGGGAATCGGGCAGCGGCAAAGAAGTCGCCGCCCGCTTTGTCCACGCTCACAGCAAGCGGGCGGGCGGGCCCTTTATCGCCCTCAATTGCGGGGCGATTGCCAAGGGACTCACCGAAAGCATTCTGGAAGGCCACCGCAAGGGGGCTTTCACCGGCGCCTCCGAGGAGCGCCTGGGAGTGGTGCGCTCGGCGGACCACGGCACACTTTTCTTGGATGAAATCGGCGAGATGCCGTTCGAAACCCAGTGCAAGCTGTTGCGTATACTGCAGGAGCGCGCCGTCATGCCGCTCGGCAGTTGCGACCCCCTGCCGGTAGACTTTCGGCTGGTCTGCGCCACCAACCGAGACTTACGCGCCGAAGTGCATGCAGGCCGGTTCCGCGAAGACCTTTACTTCAGACTGAACGTGTTTCCCGTAAAAATCCCGCCACTCCGCGAACGCGAAGACTTCGCGGCCATCGCCCAAGAAATCTGGAAAGAAATCGCCGATCACAATCCGCTTAATGCAAACGAGATTGCATCGCTTTCAAAACGCAAATGGCCCGGGAACGTACGCCAGCTCAAGAACGTACTGCAGCGCTATTCGCTTTTAAAGCCCTACGATATCACCCTGCCCAAGCTACTCGACGAAGAATTCTTCGACCCGACATCAAGCAACATTGCCGAGCCAAGCAGGCTTTATAACATCAAATCCAGGCGCATCACCGAAACGCCCGAATGGAAATTAATTTGTTCAGAACTTTCCAAGAACAGCGGCAACAGGAGCATCACCGCACAAAAACTAGGTATCAGCCGCGGCTGCCTAAATTACCATATTAAGAAACACCAGAGCTAA
- a CDS encoding PorV/PorQ family protein, with the protein MNKKILAISLVACSLVFAGEHWNVDAGGVSMKFLSMHASARTAGLSGAGVADAANASEISRNPLAMSAVQEAEAGINHVIFPEMTADDFTTAYLALPFEFWKFPLTASAGFEFLGYDGIEGRDEEGFKTSEYGAYAWSLSAGLGNRSKVFNWATSARLSVQTIDDESAIAFLGDVGGAYHVNEYFAFGATLTNFGYMSDYDGEDETAPMALQAGITGILPIAKFFDLQSNWNLHVSADAYRRADMQDPEWRFGGELTYADLLAFRMGYAARPDTEDGISAGLGVAIGMAHFDYAYSPKKAFDGGYHYLTLGIRF; encoded by the coding sequence ATGAATAAGAAGATCCTCGCTATAAGTCTTGTTGCATGTTCCCTTGTGTTTGCCGGGGAGCATTGGAACGTAGATGCGGGCGGGGTATCGATGAAGTTCCTTTCGATGCATGCGTCGGCTAGGACTGCCGGCCTTTCGGGCGCGGGTGTTGCCGATGCGGCGAATGCTTCTGAAATTTCGCGTAACCCGCTGGCTATGTCCGCGGTTCAAGAGGCCGAGGCGGGCATTAACCATGTCATTTTCCCGGAAATGACGGCCGACGATTTTACGACGGCGTATTTGGCGCTCCCGTTCGAATTCTGGAAATTCCCGCTCACGGCGTCGGCAGGTTTTGAATTCTTGGGTTACGATGGCATCGAGGGCCGCGACGAAGAAGGTTTCAAGACGTCGGAATACGGTGCCTACGCCTGGTCGCTCTCGGCGGGCCTCGGTAACCGCAGCAAGGTTTTTAACTGGGCAACGTCGGCGCGTTTGAGTGTGCAGACGATTGATGACGAATCGGCGATTGCGTTCCTTGGCGATGTGGGTGGCGCCTACCATGTGAATGAATACTTTGCCTTTGGCGCGACCCTTACGAACTTTGGCTACATGAGCGACTACGACGGCGAAGATGAAACTGCCCCGATGGCATTGCAGGCAGGCATTACGGGCATTTTGCCGATTGCAAAGTTCTTTGACTTGCAGAGCAATTGGAACTTGCATGTGTCTGCCGACGCTTACCGCCGCGCCGATATGCAGGACCCCGAATGGCGATTCGGTGGCGAACTGACTTACGCTGACTTGCTCGCGTTCCGTATGGGCTACGCGGCGCGCCCCGATACCGAAGACGGTATCAGTGCCGGCCTTGGCGTTGCTATCGGTATGGCGCATTTCGATTACGCCTACAGCCCCAAAAAAGCGTTTGATGGTGGCTACCACTACTTGACGCTTGGCATTCGATTCTAG
- a CDS encoding glycosyl hydrolase family 5 translates to MNRKLFKSMLAAGAVAMICACGDDSSNSSQPSPGNGTDLSSNSAQTPGDSNKNNANDPCAKYKVVAPGWIEDIGGGDYLVIDQATSGTDRGIVYDSDGKVSSYYYYEEEKNGFKIGHVYEIINGEKDIWIDMNMAVKQFCQANTAADGTPLSSATDNGQNPTSSAGVTDPTNPTSSAGITDPTSSAGADPVASSGSVNTDPELGPDGFPTLESYGAPPAEYTKDISATAKRGWNTRYWDACKPHCSWLKESSNDKTRADTSSNEAFLADFGTARNCNIHDVEVPTFTLGDVTKSWFGYNGTRSACGDEKEKGVFTCTDMAPIAVNDTLAYAYVAGTADSKCGKCYHLQYDGHFKDEFEMNPPKATHKALKGKHLVVMASNIGMDVAGGNPDLPAGQFDLMVPGGGVGAFDALSTQVNKGSDFNWGAGFGGFLTECQKNVNCGTEGSLECYQTCVKDMCDAAFADAGLPNLLRGCHWFADWYMAADNPTYYIEEVECPQYLIDHYMSRYNTSLENNYKKVTDWSTFKEGDVLDTLHCWKAGEAPPEDGWVNPSAGCDVQ, encoded by the coding sequence ATGAATCGTAAACTGTTTAAGTCCATGCTTGCTGCAGGCGCGGTTGCCATGATTTGCGCTTGCGGTGACGATTCCAGCAATTCGTCGCAGCCGAGCCCGGGCAATGGTACGGATCTTTCGAGTAATTCCGCCCAGACGCCTGGCGATTCCAATAAGAACAACGCGAACGACCCCTGTGCAAAATACAAGGTGGTTGCTCCGGGTTGGATCGAAGATATCGGTGGTGGCGATTACTTGGTCATTGACCAGGCAACCTCTGGAACGGATCGAGGCATTGTCTATGATTCCGACGGAAAAGTTTCTTCTTACTACTACTACGAAGAAGAGAAGAACGGATTCAAAATCGGACATGTCTACGAAATTATCAACGGAGAGAAGGATATCTGGATTGACATGAACATGGCTGTAAAGCAGTTCTGTCAGGCCAATACCGCTGCAGACGGCACTCCGCTTTCTTCGGCAACTGACAATGGTCAGAATCCGACTTCTAGCGCGGGCGTTACCGATCCGACTAACCCGACATCTTCTGCGGGCATTACCGATCCGACGTCGAGTGCGGGCGCTGACCCTGTTGCAAGCAGCGGCTCCGTGAATACGGATCCGGAACTGGGCCCCGACGGGTTCCCGACTCTTGAATCTTACGGTGCGCCTCCGGCCGAATACACCAAGGACATTAGCGCTACGGCAAAACGTGGCTGGAACACTCGCTACTGGGACGCCTGTAAGCCGCATTGTTCCTGGCTTAAGGAAAGCTCTAACGATAAAACCCGTGCAGATACTTCTTCCAACGAGGCGTTCCTTGCCGACTTTGGCACTGCGCGTAACTGCAACATCCACGATGTCGAAGTTCCCACCTTTACCTTGGGTGACGTAACGAAGTCCTGGTTCGGTTACAACGGGACCAGAAGCGCTTGCGGTGACGAAAAGGAAAAGGGCGTGTTCACCTGCACCGACATGGCGCCGATTGCCGTGAACGACACTCTTGCCTATGCATACGTTGCAGGCACTGCCGATAGCAAGTGCGGCAAGTGCTATCACTTGCAGTATGATGGTCACTTTAAGGATGAGTTCGAGATGAACCCGCCCAAGGCGACTCATAAGGCACTTAAGGGTAAGCATCTGGTGGTGATGGCCTCTAACATCGGTATGGATGTGGCAGGCGGTAATCCGGATCTTCCGGCAGGTCAGTTTGACTTGATGGTTCCGGGCGGTGGCGTGGGCGCCTTTGACGCTCTCTCTACTCAGGTGAACAAGGGCAGCGACTTTAACTGGGGCGCAGGCTTTGGCGGATTCTTGACCGAATGCCAGAAAAACGTCAACTGCGGTACCGAAGGTTCCTTGGAATGTTATCAGACTTGTGTCAAGGATATGTGCGACGCCGCTTTTGCTGATGCCGGCCTCCCGAATCTCTTGCGCGGTTGCCACTGGTTTGCCGACTGGTACATGGCAGCAGACAATCCGACTTACTACATCGAAGAAGTGGAATGCCCGCAGTACTTGATTGACCATTACATGAGCCGATACAACACCTCGCTGGAAAACAACTATAAGAAGGTGACGGACTGGTCCACTTTCAAGGAAGGCGACGTGCTCGATACGCTCCATTGCTGGAAGGCGGGCGAGGCTCCTCCGGAAGACGGTTGGGTCAACCCGAGCGCCGGTTGCGATGTGCAATAA